One Chordicoccus furentiruminis DNA window includes the following coding sequences:
- a CDS encoding glycoside hydrolase family 2 TIM barrel-domain containing protein: MTESRTEQERVFHPERIADPTYFADGRLAPHSDHVAYRTWEEERDGRSSFRYSLDGVWKFAWARRPEDAVKDFWNDDFDCRPWQDIRVPAHAEMEGFGAPAYNNVIYPWDGHDRIDPGQVPASYNPTSSYVKYFCLPESMQGRRVFISFQGVESGFALWLNGSFVGYSENSFDPAEFELTPYLKGEGENKLAVRVFRFTSSSWAEDQDFFRFSGIYRSVFLYTVPDAHVEDIRIRTDLDDTLRHAVLKVRLQAQAGQDLTGADVTAVLEREGTRIWSRTVPFTAVTEFEAAVTEPALWSAEQPDLYDLKIEIRRQNGDGSILQEVIRQHAGFRRFEMDPKRHLMMLNGKRIVFRGVNRHDFSSKTGRAITKEEVLQDIVTMKRSNINAIRTSHYPNASMLYELCDVYGLYMIAESNLEAHGAWDAATKRGLSSGTVDDSYKVPGDRENFRDMMFDRIRSCYQRDKNHPSILIWSIGNESSGGKIPFEMSELFRSLDDTRLVHYEGISNDRRYNATSDMESQMYPPVTQIESFLRTHRDKPFICCEYTHAMGNSCGAMFKYTDLSEREPLYQGGFIWDYIDQSIGRRDRYGKKFQAFGGDFDDRPCDYDFSGNGIVYGDDRTPSPKMQSVRYNYRGFDARITAEGEKERTEEGIVTAPGGAVLRASVKNRLQFLSSDAFDIVQILEKEGRQIACAPVSLAAEPQEETEVTLPLTLPGEPGEYAVTLSFRLKQDTLWAGAGYEIAFGQSVFTVEEAGRLLKDAVSRALDAAGRYAPDCQLIRAGNDRLFAAGLDRANEEAPMEVIRGYGNLGIRGRDFEVLFSHDRGVLTAYRYGGKEMLDAFPVPNFWRAPTQNDTANGMPARYGVWKLASLYRWYPGLAAIPEGRYFPEINETEHYVDVTYDVIVAASAEGRVCRIRYRVSGEGVVRVKMTMNAEGLPEMPEYGMLLRMDADYDHVEWYGLGPDETYADRTQGAKLGLYERAVRDGVARYLVPQECGSQLGVRWAKVTDERGRGLLFLGGTAADTIPGMTGAARGGMSFSALPYSPHEMEAAGHPFDLPEVHHTWIRCSLAQMGIAGDDTWGARTHEEFLLPKGRNMTFEFAFRGI; this comes from the coding sequence ATGACGGAGAGCAGGACGGAACAGGAGCGCGTGTTTCATCCGGAAAGGATCGCTGATCCCACTTATTTTGCGGACGGACGTCTGGCGCCGCATTCGGATCACGTGGCGTACCGGACATGGGAGGAGGAGCGTGACGGCCGGAGCAGCTTCCGCTACAGTCTGGACGGTGTCTGGAAGTTTGCATGGGCGCGCCGGCCGGAAGACGCGGTGAAGGATTTCTGGAATGATGACTTTGACTGCCGCCCCTGGCAGGACATCCGGGTTCCGGCCCACGCGGAGATGGAAGGCTTCGGCGCACCGGCTTACAACAACGTGATCTATCCGTGGGACGGCCACGACCGGATCGATCCGGGACAGGTCCCGGCATCCTATAATCCCACGTCTTCCTATGTGAAATACTTCTGCCTGCCGGAGTCCATGCAGGGACGGCGCGTTTTCATCTCCTTCCAGGGTGTGGAGAGCGGTTTTGCGCTCTGGCTGAACGGATCCTTCGTCGGGTATTCCGAGAACAGCTTCGATCCCGCGGAGTTCGAGCTGACGCCGTATCTGAAAGGGGAAGGTGAGAACAAGCTGGCCGTCCGCGTGTTCCGCTTCACTTCCTCAAGCTGGGCGGAGGATCAGGACTTTTTCCGTTTTTCCGGCATCTACCGCAGCGTATTCCTGTATACCGTCCCGGATGCTCATGTGGAGGATATCCGGATCCGGACCGATCTCGATGACACACTCCGGCACGCGGTTCTGAAGGTCCGCCTTCAGGCTCAGGCGGGTCAGGATCTCACCGGTGCGGACGTGACGGCGGTTCTTGAGAGAGAAGGGACCCGCATCTGGTCCCGGACCGTTCCGTTTACGGCTGTCACAGAGTTCGAGGCCGCCGTAACGGAGCCGGCGCTCTGGAGTGCGGAACAGCCGGATCTCTATGATCTGAAAATCGAGATCCGGAGACAGAACGGGGACGGGAGCATTTTACAGGAAGTAATCCGTCAGCATGCAGGTTTCCGGCGTTTCGAAATGGATCCGAAACGCCATCTGATGATGCTGAACGGGAAGCGGATCGTGTTCCGGGGCGTGAACCGCCACGACTTCTCGTCGAAGACAGGCCGGGCGATCACGAAGGAGGAAGTGCTTCAGGACATCGTGACCATGAAGCGCAGCAACATTAACGCGATCCGGACGAGCCACTATCCGAACGCGTCGATGCTCTATGAGCTTTGCGACGTCTACGGCCTTTATATGATCGCCGAGAGCAATCTGGAGGCTCACGGCGCGTGGGACGCGGCGACGAAGAGAGGGCTTTCCTCCGGAACCGTTGACGACTCGTACAAGGTCCCGGGCGATCGGGAGAACTTCCGGGACATGATGTTTGACCGCATCCGTTCCTGTTACCAGCGGGACAAGAATCATCCGTCGATTCTGATCTGGTCGATCGGAAACGAGTCATCGGGCGGGAAAATCCCGTTTGAGATGAGCGAGCTGTTCCGCAGCCTTGACGATACGCGGCTCGTCCATTATGAGGGCATTTCAAATGACCGCCGCTACAACGCGACCTCCGACATGGAGAGTCAGATGTATCCCCCTGTGACACAGATCGAGTCTTTCCTCCGCACACATCGGGACAAGCCGTTCATCTGCTGTGAATACACGCACGCGATGGGGAATTCCTGCGGTGCGATGTTCAAGTACACGGATCTTTCGGAGAGGGAACCGCTCTATCAGGGCGGTTTCATCTGGGACTACATCGACCAGTCCATCGGGCGGCGTGACCGGTACGGGAAGAAGTTCCAGGCTTTCGGCGGCGATTTCGACGACCGTCCCTGCGATTATGATTTCTCGGGCAACGGCATCGTATACGGCGACGACCGGACGCCTTCTCCGAAAATGCAGTCCGTCCGCTATAACTACCGGGGTTTTGACGCCCGGATTACCGCGGAGGGAGAGAAGGAACGCACGGAGGAAGGCATCGTCACGGCGCCGGGCGGAGCGGTACTCCGGGCGAGCGTGAAGAACCGTCTTCAGTTCCTTTCATCGGACGCGTTTGACATCGTCCAGATTCTGGAGAAGGAAGGCAGGCAGATCGCCTGCGCGCCTGTATCTCTTGCGGCGGAACCGCAGGAAGAGACGGAGGTTACGCTTCCGCTCACGCTTCCCGGGGAGCCGGGCGAGTACGCGGTGACGCTTTCCTTCAGGCTGAAGCAGGATACGCTCTGGGCCGGAGCCGGCTATGAAATCGCCTTCGGTCAGTCAGTGTTCACCGTGGAGGAGGCGGGGCGTCTGCTGAAGGACGCGGTCAGCCGCGCGCTTGACGCGGCCGGACGGTACGCTCCGGACTGCCAGCTTATCCGGGCCGGCAATGACCGCCTCTTCGCCGCCGGATTGGACCGTGCGAACGAGGAGGCACCGATGGAGGTCATCCGTGGATACGGCAATCTCGGGATCCGGGGACGGGATTTCGAGGTGCTCTTCTCGCATGACCGGGGCGTGCTGACGGCGTACCGGTACGGAGGGAAAGAGATGCTGGACGCCTTCCCCGTGCCGAACTTCTGGCGCGCGCCGACGCAGAACGACACGGCGAACGGGATGCCGGCGAGGTACGGCGTCTGGAAGCTGGCGAGCCTGTACCGGTGGTATCCGGGTCTTGCAGCGATTCCGGAAGGCCGCTACTTCCCGGAAATCAACGAGACGGAGCATTATGTGGACGTGACATACGATGTCATTGTGGCCGCGTCCGCGGAGGGCCGGGTCTGCCGCATCCGCTATCGTGTCAGCGGGGAAGGCGTCGTCCGCGTGAAGATGACGATGAACGCGGAGGGGCTCCCGGAGATGCCGGAATACGGTATGCTGCTCCGGATGGATGCGGATTACGACCATGTTGAGTGGTACGGGCTCGGCCCGGACGAAACCTATGCCGACCGGACGCAGGGCGCGAAGCTCGGCCTCTATGAGCGGGCCGTGCGGGACGGCGTCGCCCGCTATCTGGTTCCCCAGGAATGCGGAAGCCAGCTCGGTGTCCGCTGGGCGAAGGTAACGGACGAGCGGGGCCGGGGACTTCTGTTCCTCGGCGGCACGGCCGCGGATACGATTCCCGGCATGACCGGCGCGGCACGGGGCGGCATGAGCTTCTCCGCTCTGCCGTATTCTCCGCATGAGATGGAAGCGGCGGGTCATCCGTTCGATCTGCCGGAGGTGCATCACACATGGATCCGCTGCTCTCTCGCGCAGATGGGGATCGCGGGTGACGACACATGGGGCGCACGGACGCATGAGGAGTTCCTTCTCCCGAAGGGACGGAACATGACCTTTGAATTTGCGTTCCGCGGAATCTGA
- a CDS encoding ferritin encodes MLDKKVRDLINTQINKEFYSAYLYLDFANYYNDLGLDGFAHWYDIQAQEERDHAMLMRQYLHNNGEHVSFTAIDQPDETYASAEDPLKAGLAHEQYVTSLINNIYAAADSVHDYRTMQCFDWFVREQGEEEKNADDLIRKYRLYGSDPKGLYSLNQELLARVYTAPSLVL; translated from the coding sequence ATGCTTGATAAAAAAGTAAGAGATCTTATCAACACGCAGATCAACAAGGAATTTTACTCGGCGTATCTTTATCTCGATTTCGCCAATTACTATAACGATCTCGGTCTGGACGGATTTGCGCACTGGTATGACATTCAGGCTCAGGAGGAGCGTGATCACGCGATGCTGATGCGCCAGTATCTTCACAACAACGGCGAGCATGTCAGCTTCACGGCCATCGATCAGCCGGATGAGACGTACGCGAGCGCGGAGGATCCGCTGAAGGCGGGGCTTGCGCACGAGCAGTATGTCACCAGTCTGATCAACAATATCTATGCGGCCGCGGATTCCGTCCACGATTACCGGACGATGCAGTGCTTCGACTGGTTCGTCCGGGAACAGGGCGAGGAGGAGAAGAATGCCGACGATCTGATCCGCAAGTACCGTCTCTACGGATCGGATCCGAAGGGCCTCTATTCGCTGAATCAGGAGCTTCTCGCCCGCGTCTATACGGCGCCGTCGCTGGTTCTGTGA
- a CDS encoding DNA/RNA non-specific endonuclease, with amino-acid sequence MRRRRRRKQRGGCCSSALFILMAVLAVFILYRTENESSGPASASSAAASVYRRNTGSNGSSAPAAGPDGYGAGSKNDEGDSWEKTVTPADIPAYAGSPYTEIHDNVPFFNDEDLTAGAFESYSDLDALGRCGTAFANVCRAIMPTEKREEIGSVRPTGWHTVKYEGIDGNYLYNRCHLIGYQLSGENANEKNLITGTRYMNVEGMEPFENMVADYVKETDGHVLYRVTPLFEGNNQLASGVLMEAESEEDRGGSILFNVFCYNVQPGITIDYADGSSSGPAFTGSDAGGKTDGTKDQAPERENAGDGKNLQNQPAEAAYIGNCSTGKFHRPDCRGVARMSDANKVFFSTRKEAVADGYEPCGICHP; translated from the coding sequence ATGAGACGCAGGCGAAGAAGAAAACAGCGTGGCGGATGCTGCTCGTCGGCGCTCTTCATCCTGATGGCGGTTCTGGCCGTCTTCATTCTGTACCGGACCGAGAACGAATCCTCCGGTCCGGCTTCCGCTTCCTCCGCGGCTGCGTCCGTTTACAGGAGAAATACGGGAAGCAACGGTTCCTCCGCTCCGGCTGCCGGGCCGGACGGATACGGAGCCGGTTCGAAGAACGATGAAGGTGATTCATGGGAGAAGACCGTCACGCCGGCGGATATTCCGGCGTACGCCGGATCCCCATACACGGAAATCCATGACAACGTTCCGTTTTTCAATGACGAGGATCTGACCGCGGGCGCCTTCGAGTCCTACAGCGACCTGGATGCGCTGGGGCGGTGCGGCACGGCCTTCGCGAATGTCTGCCGGGCCATCATGCCGACGGAAAAAAGGGAGGAGATCGGATCGGTCCGGCCGACCGGATGGCATACGGTGAAGTATGAAGGCATCGACGGGAACTATCTCTACAACCGGTGCCATCTGATCGGCTACCAGCTGTCCGGCGAGAACGCCAATGAAAAGAATCTGATCACCGGCACTCGTTACATGAACGTGGAGGGGATGGAACCTTTTGAGAACATGGTGGCTGATTACGTGAAGGAGACGGACGGCCATGTGCTGTACCGGGTGACGCCGCTGTTTGAAGGAAACAATCAGCTGGCTTCCGGTGTTCTGATGGAAGCGGAATCGGAGGAGGATCGTGGCGGAAGCATCCTGTTCAATGTGTTCTGCTACAACGTGCAGCCGGGCATCACGATCGACTACGCCGACGGGAGCAGTTCGGGTCCCGCGTTCACCGGATCCGACGCCGGCGGGAAGACGGACGGGACAAAAGACCAGGCTCCGGAGCGGGAGAACGCCGGGGACGGGAAGAATCTGCAGAATCAGCCCGCCGAAGCGGCTTATATCGGAAACTGCAGCACGGGAAAATTTCATCGCCCCGACTGCCGCGGCGTGGCGCGGATGTCCGATGCGAACAAGGTGTTCTTTTCCACAAGGAAGGAGGCAGTCGCGGACGGCTACGAGCCGTGCGGGATCTGCCATCCGTGA